From one Nitrospirota bacterium genomic stretch:
- the rlmN gene encoding 23S rRNA (adenine(2503)-C(2))-methyltransferase RlmN yields the protein MPPLSLKTLTASQLAEFVAAHGWPRYRTRQLLAWMYRHGVTRFDQMSNLGKSERAQLEELAVIRAPEVVDVRRDAEDGTEKLLFRLEDGETVESVLIPDDDRLTLCLSTQVGCTLDCGFCLTGTMGLTRNLKAHEIVDQVLGARAHAGPERPITNLVFMGMGEPLANLPAVCEAIERLTAEWGVGYSPRRITVSTSGLVPQMAALGAFRHKVNLAVSLNATTDQTRNRVMGTINRKYPLETLFAACRAYPLPPRRRIFFEYVLLAGVNDSLEDARRLIKLLHGIRCKINLIPFNPWPGAPFHRPSDASVAAFQALLIEAHFTAFVRKSKGQQILAACGQLRSAHQPRDPLVSIPFGPR from the coding sequence ATGCCCCCGCTATCCCTCAAGACCTTGACCGCTTCCCAGCTCGCAGAATTTGTCGCGGCGCACGGCTGGCCCCGCTACCGCACCCGCCAGCTCCTGGCATGGATGTATCGGCACGGGGTCACCCGGTTCGACCAGATGAGCAACCTGGGAAAAAGCGAGCGGGCCCAATTGGAAGAGCTCGCCGTGATTAGGGCGCCCGAAGTCGTGGACGTCCGACGCGACGCGGAGGACGGCACGGAGAAGCTCTTGTTCCGCCTCGAAGACGGCGAGACCGTTGAGTCCGTTCTGATTCCCGACGACGACCGGCTGACGCTCTGTCTGTCGACCCAGGTCGGCTGTACCCTGGACTGCGGATTCTGCCTGACCGGAACCATGGGGCTCACGCGCAACCTGAAGGCTCATGAGATCGTGGATCAGGTCCTGGGCGCCCGCGCGCACGCAGGCCCAGAGCGCCCGATCACGAACCTGGTCTTCATGGGGATGGGTGAACCGCTGGCCAACCTTCCCGCGGTTTGTGAAGCCATCGAGCGGCTCACTGCGGAGTGGGGCGTGGGCTACTCTCCGCGGCGGATCACGGTGTCCACCTCGGGATTGGTCCCCCAAATGGCCGCGCTGGGGGCGTTTCGGCACAAGGTGAACCTCGCTGTCTCGCTGAACGCCACCACGGACCAGACGCGCAATCGCGTGATGGGGACCATCAACCGTAAATACCCGCTGGAGACCTTGTTCGCGGCCTGTCGGGCCTACCCGCTCCCGCCTCGGCGGCGGATCTTCTTCGAGTACGTGCTCCTCGCGGGGGTGAACGACTCTCTGGAGGACGCACGCCGGCTGATCAAACTCCTGCACGGGATCCGCTGCAAGATCAACCTGATCCCGTTCAATCCGTGGCCGGGCGCGCCGTTTCACCGTCCGTCGGATGCGTCGGTCGCGGCGTTCCAGGCCCTGCTGATCGAGGCTCACTTCACCGCCTTCGTTCGTAAGAGCAAGGGACAACAGATCCTGGCTGCGTGCGGCCAATTGCGATCGGCGCACCAACCCCGGGACCCGCTGGTCTCGATCCCATTCGGCCCACGCTGA